In the genome of Cryptomeria japonica chromosome 8, Sugi_1.0, whole genome shotgun sequence, one region contains:
- the LOC131047810 gene encoding receptor-like protein 33, protein MGRYTWVLLLMSWRTAIICCNCNNIECLPKERLILLRFNTEVGRLSVSWKGFNCCEWDGVECSNLTSHVTQLRLSNLLLQSSSATQTLAPLFKLKQLEYLDISSNGFTGVIPAGISLLKELKHLDMGNNSFEGEIPLPLGNLSDLQYLDISMTEKNGFKCWSNLEWALSLPNLQNLSVKYVAVTSSGKELGNYISALHNLQFLDMSNTQISGPIPTAILNLTSLTHLDFHGNNFSSPLPLWLGNLTSLEWLSFYRCNLSGPFPLTLSTLPHLKYLRMADNEFLSGDISEILGSGWPQLTLFTLSGSHIRGQIPASIGNLSSLTDVTVVETKINGLIPASVGNLSLIEELILRNNLLTGRIPPSLRRLSKLTTLDLSYNQLSGNIPSWLDGHSALRKLYLQSNKLTGAIPTSLGHLSHIEVIDLSSNSLQGNFSLQVFQNTSSLVRLHFSYNQLTVDLNPGWVPKIQFQVLGLASCNIGGSIPTFLLTQHRLLGLDLSNNSLVGSIPSWLWDLKVANYLNLSYNILEGRLPPILSVTLLTVDLRNNRLSGPLPLPSPSLQVLDLSHNDFTGVIPSQIGMLIPKILVLGLSDNRLSGKIPSSIINCSVLTRLNLANAGLEGEIPSTMGRLYQLQTLHLNDNMLKGNLPQSLSNCSNLQILDAGNNFLSGEIPSWISKLSQLMILVLRKNIFTGSIPPQLGNLSHLHVLDLSQNNLSGSIPPELEKLASGMAQVESSTVQSENGTPAYYKEEISVANKETKLVYVDSILLLITCIDLSANQLSGIIPPTIGTLNALHILNISRNNLSGEIPHTFGMLEQIESLDLSYNKLKGKIPMEMQNLHFLAVSIMSNNRLCGKIPTEGQFSTFNDAYFYGNPCLCGFPLDIRCPGSPGIISAGNNEDNEEEEGTKYPWYWYVSCMATFAIGFWGLFALLCARRTWRTRCINTLDEAVISFSDLFTMH, encoded by the exons ATGGGGAGATACACATGGGTGTTGCTTTTGATGAGCTGGAGAACTGCTATCATATGTTGCAACTGCAATAATATTGAATGTCTACCTAAGGAAAGGCTTATTCTGCTGAGATTCAACACTGAGGTTGGCAGATTATCTGTTTCATGGAAGGGGTTTAATTGTTGTGAATGGGATGGCGTTGAATGCAGCAACCTCACATCTCATGTCACCCAATTGCGCCTCTCAAATTTATTGCTGCAAAGCTCATCGGCAACTCAAACTCTCGCTCCTTTATTCAAATTAAAGCAATTGGAATATCTGGATATAAGCTCCAATGGTTTCACTGGTGTTATACCTGCAg GTATATCTCTACTCAAAGAACTCAAGCATCTCGACATGGGCAACAATTCTTTTGAAGGTGAGATTCCATTGCCGCTGGGGAATCTCTCAGATCTCCAATATTTGGATATTTCCATGACGGAGAAGAACGGATTCAAATGTTGGTCGAATTTAGAGTGGGCGCTGAGTCTGCCAAATTTACAAAATTTGTCGGTGAAGTATGTGGCCGTAACTAGTAGCGGTAAAGAGTTGGGGAATTACATCTCTGCACTTCATAATTTGCAATTCCTTGACATGAGTAACACCCAAATTTCAGGTCCAATTCCCACTGCTATCCTTAACCTCACATCCCTCACACATCTTGACTTTCACGGAAACAACTTTTCTTCCCCACTTCCTCTATGGTTAGGAAATTTGACTAGTTTAGAATGGCTTAGTTTTTATAGATGCAATTTGAGTGGTCCATTCCCCCTCACTCTCTCCACTTTACCTCATTTGAAATACTTGCGAATGGCTGACAATGAATTCCTAAGTGGAGATATCAGTGAAATTTTAGGCAGCGGGTGGCCACAGCTCACTCTGTTTACACTCTCTGGGTCTCATATAAGAGGACAAATACCGGCCTCCATTGGAAATTTATCCTCGCTCACAGATGTTACGGTGGTAGAGACCAAAATTAATGGACTCATTCCTGCCTCTGTTGGCAATCTATCTCTTATTGAAGAACTGATACTCCGGAATAACCTCCTGACGGGGAGAATTCCTCCCTCACTTCGTCGGCTTTCTAAGTTGACAACTCTGGATCTGTCCTACAATCAATTGAGTGGCAACATACCTTCCTGGTTGGATGGACATTCGGCACTCCGTAAACTTTATCTGCAATCCAATAAGTTGACCGGCGCCATTCCTACTTCTTTAGGACATCTCTCTCATATAGAAGTGATTGATCTCAGTTCCAACAGTCTACAGGGCAACTTCTCTCTTCAGGTTTTTCAAAATACCTCCAGCCTTGTTCGCCTTCATTTTTCATATAACCAGTTGACTGTCGATCTTAATCCTGGTTGGGTACCCAAAATTCAGTTTCAAGTATTAGGTTTGGCCTCCTGTAATATTGGAGGTTCCATCCCTACATTTCTTTTAACACAACATAGATTATTGGGTTTGGAtctctccaacaatagtcttgttGGAAGCATTCCATCCTGGCTTTGGGATCTCAAAGTTGCCAACTACCTTAATTTGTCATACAATATTTTAGAAGGTCGGCTTCCTCCTATTTTGAGTGTAACATTGTTAACCGTAGATCTGAGGAATAATAGGTTGAGTGGCCCACTTCCCTTGCCCTCCCCGTCCCTTCAAGTTCTGGACCTTTCCCATAATGACTTCACCGGGGTTATCCCCAGCCAAATTGGTATGCTGATTCCGAAAATTCTGGTTTTAGGTCTCTCAGATAACAGATTATCTGGCAAGATACCATCTAGCATAATCAATTGTTCAGTTTTAACAAGATTGAACTTAGCAAATGCTGGTTTGGAAGGAGAGATCCCGTCCACAATGGGAAGGCTGTACCAACTCCAGACGCTGCACCTTAATGACAACATGCTAAAGGGAAATTTGCCACAGAGTCTTTCCAACTGTTCCAATTTACAGATATTAGATGCTGGAAATAATTTCTTGTCAGGAGAGATACCAAGTTGGATATCAAAACTCTCACAGCTGATGATACTTGTATTGAGGAAAAACATCTTTACAGGATCTATTCCACCTCAATTGGGCAATCTCAGTCATCTTCATGTTCTAGATTTGTCACAGAACAATTTGAGCGGATCCATCCCACCGGAGCTGGAGAAATTAGCATCAGGAATGGCTCAAGTCGAGAGCTCAACGGTACAATCTGAAAATGGCACGCCCGCATATTACAAGGAAGAGATTTCAGTTGCCAACAAAGAAACCAAGTTGGTATATGTGGATTCTATTTTGTTACTCATAACATGCATTGACCTATCTGCAAATCAGCTGTCAGGTATCATTCCTCCAACAATTGGTACACTTAATGCTCTACATATCCTCAATATCTCCAGGAACAATCTTAGCGGAGAAATTCCCCATACATTTGGAATGCTAGAACAAATAGAGTCATTAGACCTTTCCTATAATAAACTGAAAGGGAAGATTCCAATGGAGATGCAAAATCTTCACTTCTTAGCTGTTtcaatcatgtccaataataggcTCTGTGGCAAAATTCCAACGGAAGGTCAATTCTCCACGTTCAATGACGCCTACTTCTATGGAAACCCCTGTCTTTGTGGTTTCCCACTTGATATCAGATGTCCAGGATCACCAGGAATCATTTCAGCTGGAAACAATGAGGATAATGAAGAGGAAGAGGGAACAAAATATCCCTGGTATTGGTATGTTAGCTGTATGGCTACCTTTGCCATTGGATTTTGGGGATTGTTTGCACTACTGTGTGCAAGGAGGACATGGCGAACAAGATGCATCAACACGTTGGATGAAGCTGTCATTAGCTTTTCAGATTTATTCACTATGCATTAG